The stretch of DNA GCCTTCCACATATTGGGAAGCAGAACGGGAAAGTAGGCCCTCCGGGTTGAAATCAGGCCTGCCCCCAAGCTGGTTGATGCGCTGCGCGACGGCCAGCATATGCGCCTGCTCTTCCTTCGCATGTTGTGCGAATTCCTCCCTGACCCCTTCGCTCGAGATGCCCGATGCCGAGACCGCATGCATCGTGTAGCGCAGTACGCAGACGATTTCGGTCGCAAGCACCGACTGCAAAATTGCGATCGTCTGCTCGGCGTCGCCGCGGTAAGTCGATGTCACATTGCCGGTTTCGAGATGCTTGCGGGCGTGGTTGCGCAGTGTGATCACATCGGTCAGGAACGGCTTGACGGCGGCGCCCGTCGGTTTGGTTTTACTCATGAGCCACTCCTTGGCGGTGGATCGGACAGTCTGCAAGTGCAGAAGCCCTGTGCAGAGTTCGAAGCATGCTCTTGCGGGCCATCCATGTCGGTACGATCCCGTACGGAGCCATCGCTCTCATGCTGCAAATTTCCCCTCTCTTCCCGTATCGTGCCCATTGGCGATCCGTAGCGCCTGATCCACAGACAGTCCTGAGCGCAGGAATCCGATCAGTCGCGAAGTCTGTTGCTCGCGCCCGCAGGCGAGCGCCGCGACGACTTTTCCGTCTTTGACGAAAAGCGCCAGAAATTCGTGAAGATCGAGGTCGCCATCGGTCACGATCTCGTCCCACTCACTGGCGTGCCCGAGATATTCGAAAGTCTTGCCATAGTGGTGGGTCCAGAAGAAGGGCACACTGTCGTAACGCTCATTTGCACCGCACATGTTCCGCGCCGCGATCAGCCCATGCTGCTGCGCAACACGCCAGTGTTCTATCCGCACCGACGGACGGCCTTCATCCAGCGGAAAAACGGCGATGTCGCCGGCCACATACAAGCCCGGCGTAGCCCACATGCCCGCATCGACGGTAATGCCGCCGTCCTTCTGCAGAGCGACCCCATCGACAAACCCTGTTGCGGGCTTCACACCCGTACCGAGCAGCACGACGTCCGCGGCGAGCCGTTCTCCGCTTGCGAGAACGACCTCGCGCACCGCGCTTTCTCCGGCGAGAGCAGCCACCTTTGTGTCAAGCCTGAACACGACGCCGTTATCCTCGTGCAGATACCGGAACATCGAGCCGATCCGGTCGCCGAATTGCACCGAGAACGGTATTTTGTCTGTCGAGACGACGGTGATATCGATGTTCCGCTTTCTAAGCGCGCAAGCCGATTCGAGTCCGATAAAGCTGCTGCCAAGAATGACCACGCGGCATCGATCATGGACCGCATCGACGATATCGCACGCATCGGCCAGACTGCGGAGCCTGTACACGTTACCGAGATCGCAGCCGGGCATATCGGGTACGACCGGCGTGCTTCCCGGTGCGAGCAGGGCAGCGTCATAGGCCAACTCGCGTCCGTCTTCAAAGTGAATATGACGAATCCCCGCGTCCAGCCGAGATACCGTCGACACGATCCGCTCGATCCGCTCATTTGCAATGAAACCCGCGGGCAACAACGCTGGCACATCCTGCGGCTTCATCTCCCCCGATAGCACGAACTTGCTAAGCGACGTGCGATCGTAGGGCGCTTGCGGCTCCTTTCCAATCAGCACGATCCGGCCAGAAAAACCGCGGCGGCGCAGCCCAGCGCAGGCTGCGCCGCCGGCCGCTCCCGCCCCGATGATCGCGAACACGCGCGGATCGTCCGTGCGTGCGGATGCAGAGGCAGCGGGCGACGATAACTTTTCGGGCACTACCATGACGTTGTCGCCCTCGACCGTAACGGGATAACGGTCCAATGCCACCAGCGGGGGCGGCTCGAGGACATCGCCGGTGGCCAACGCGAATATTCCCTTGTGCCACGGACAGACGATATGGCCATGGCAGACGGCACCTTCCTCCAGCGGCGCACCGGCATGCGGACAATCTGCCGCGTAGGCATGCACGGCATCGCCATCTCGGATTAGCAACACATTTTCCTTTTCGACCACCACGCGTATCGGATGACCGTCCCTAAGTTGGGAGAAGCGTGCGACGTTATGACTGGAAGTTGGCATCGTCATTCCTATCTAGGTGTGGCCGCGCCATATCAAGGCAAGCCGGTCAAGCGGCGCACTTTCTGAACCATGGCGTGCAAGTCGCCGGAACCGGCGTGCAAAAGGCGCAGGCCATGGGTCAGGGCGTGCCGACTCTGAGGGCGGAGGTATCCACGCTCTTAACGCCCTGGACGCTTTGAGCGATTTGCTTGACGTGGTCGATTGCGCCGGAATTGGCAAGTTTGCCGCTGAGCGCCACCACGCCATGCGTAGTCTCGACACCGACATCAAAGCCCTTGCTGACACTGTCGGCAAGGAGTTCCGATTTCACCTTGGTGGTGATCCAGCTGTCCGAGGCCACATGCTCAGTCTGATCAACAGCGCCTTGGTCATTTTCGCTCTGTGCCTGCGGTGTCGACTGCTGGGCGACGGCCATGCGCGCAGACAGGGCGCAGCTCAATGCCAGCGCCATGCCGCAGGCAAACACAGCGAGCCTGAAAGGCCTGAGAATAGGCAGGACATCCACGACGGCCTTGCGCCGCATGGCACCGGCGCCGCCCGGCACGAAGCCCGAATCGTCATTAATGGTAATACCAGATGTAGGGAAAGCGTTTCTCATGATGATCTCCGAGAAATCACAGTAGCCTGAACAAGTCGCCGGAATGGCGCTTGTGCGGCTTTGAGCGAATTTGCCGGATCGGCCCGTTCGCTTCGCCTCAGGACTGAGTAATGCAGCATGCCGGGGGGAGTGCGCAAAGGTCTGTTCGGTAGCCGGCATTAGGCGGCTCGGGAAACACTGACGATGCAGACACGGGAACCGCCAAGTGATCTGGATTTCACGGCTTCGCTGTTGCTGTGCGATACCGGACCGACAAACGCTGCTCTGGGGCTCAAGCTGCGTCTGAGCTATCGACATCGCGCTGATACTGGCCAGGCGATCCGAGGCAACTGGCTCCAGGAAACCAGCCAGTTTTATTCAAGGAGCCGGTGCATGAACAAAGACCAGCAAAAGCAAGCTTCGGCTATAGTCAAGAAGCTCAGATCTGGCACGGTTCTCATGGATTTCGCCAACCCAATCAAGGAGGTTCTATCATGAATTCAGGCACGCAACCGCCTCTAACCGAAGGCGCATCGACTTTAGGCGAGAACATCGGAGCCGTTGACACACACGGCCACCGATTACTCGCGGCCAGCAAACTCGACGGTGAGACGGTTTACAGCTCCGATAACAAGGACGTCGGCAAGGTAAAAGAGGTCATGCTCGACATGCATTCGGGCCGGATCGCATACATCGTGCTGTCAAGTGGCGGATTTCTCGGCATGGGTGACACGCTGTACGCCATTCCATGGCACATATTGACGCCGGATTCCGAGGAAAAAAGCCTCAAGTTGTCGATCCCGTCGGAAAAAATCAAGGATGCCCCGGGATTCCACAAAGATAGCTGGCCCTCGATGGCGGATCACGGCTGGGCAAGTTCCGTTCATGAATATTACCGCGTCGAATCCGACGGCAGACGGGGCCTTACAACCGGCGGAGAGAATCTGCCCGGTGCGGTCAGCAGTACGGATACAGAGCGCAACCCCTGAAATCAGGGGCTTTCTCTTGTCTATCCAAACCTGACTTGGCGGGTTAGCGCGGGCTGCCCTGGCCGACCACGAGCAACCCGCGCTGCACCCTAGAGGGGGCGAGCATTGCTCGATCCCCGGTCGGTGAGTTCGCGCTCCGTCGTCGCGACAGCCGTTACGTTGCCCTGGCTATTCGCAAGAATAGACAGGGTGATCCAGATGTCGATCACGCGACCACTCTTGGAGACCCGCTGGGTTTCGTAGGAGTGCAACGCCTCGTGGCATGCGGCTTGGCGGATGAAATCGAGATGATCCTGCCTGGCGCCCGGCGGCAACATGTCGGACACCGTCATACCCAAGGCTTCGGCCTCGGTATAGCCATACAGCTTGGTCGCGGCTGTGTTCCATGCGATCAGGCTTCCATTCAGATCGAACACTGTCATAGCATCATTCGAATCCTGAACCGCCGCAGCAAAACGTCGGGACCTTTCGTCCGAGATCTTGACATGGGTAATATCGGTCCAAGTCACCACCACGCCCGCCGGCGGCGTTCCGGGAACGGTAATGTACGGCGTGATGCATCGGAAGTACCACTGCCCTGTCACCGTTTCAATATCTTTGCCGGCCTTGCCGGCCTGGGCTGACAGCACCCGCCGGACATCCTCCTGCAGCGCATTTCCCAGAGGATTTCCAAGAACATTCGTGATCGCCCGCCCGATGTCGGCAGGAACCAGACCGAAAATTCGGCCCGCACTCGGGGTAAACCGCTTGATCACGCCCTGCTGATCGAGGAGCAGTGTGGCAATTTCCATGCTGGCCAGAAGATTCGTCACGTCCTCGCTGAGCACCTCAAGCTGGCGAACCTTCTGCTCAAGCTGGGAATTGACCGCATTCAGTTGCTCGTTAACGGCCTGCAGTTCCTCTTTCGACGTTTCAAGTTCTTCATTTGCCGAACGCAACTCCTCGTTCATCGAAAGGATTTCTTCGTTCGATACGCGTAATTCGCTGTTGCTCTCTTCCAGCTCTTCGATCGTGCTGCCCAGTTCGAGCTGGGTCGTGTGAAGCTCGCTCTCCAGGTGCCAGAGATCGGAGTCCACCCCGGTTGGCAGCGGCGACACGGATCGGTCAGTCATCGGTGTCCGGGAAAAGATGACGAGCCATCCTTTGCCTGTGTGGGTTCTGTCGAACGGTCGCATCACCGTTATTTTTACCGCCGATGCCCCCCCGTCGGAGACGATTTCACTGACTGGCAAGACCGTGTGGTCCTGGGTCGCTCGGCGCAAGACGATCCGCAGTTTGAGGCGAAGCCCGTCACGCGCCATATCGAGAATATTGCCTGTCGGCTCGCCAGCGGGCTGCCTCAGGTACTCGTCAGCCGAGCCACTCACATAGAGAATCTGGTGAGCGGCGTTGATCAACACTGATGCCGCGTTGTGCTCCTCGAGCAGGGAAGCGTTGACCAGTTCCGCATAGCCTTTGCTGCGTACGCCTACGCGACTCGCAGGTGGAAATGCTTCGCGGCGTTCCGTGCCTGTCGAGAACCGGTAGCCGGATAAGGCGGTCGCGAGAACTGAACTGCGCTGGTAAATGCGCCAGGTTCTTGAGACTTCCTGGAACTGGCTGGAATCAGGATCGGTACTTTCCGACCTTCCCAGAAACAGATACCGCTGCGGGTTGAGCGCAAAGTGAAAGACCTCGAATACCCGCTGTTGTGCTTGCGGCTCGAGGTAGATCAGCAGATTGCGGCAACTGATGAGGTCGACGCGGGAAAAAGGCGGGTCGACAATCAGGTTCTGTGGCGTGAACAAGATCGTTTCGCGCAGCCCCTGCTCAATCTGGTAGCCATCGTTGCTTGCACGGAAAAAACGCGCGAGCCGCGTTGGGCCGACAGACAAGGCGACACCCGGAGGATAGATGCCCTGCCTTGCACGCGCGAGCGCCACCCGGTTCACATCGGATGCCAGGATCATGAAGGTCCGGTTTAACTTGCGTTGCTCGATTGCTTCGGTCAGCAATATAGCCATCGAATAGGCTTCCTCTCCTGTTGCGCATCCGGGAACCCAGACGCGCAGGGGCTGATCGCCTTCGGACTCATCCAGAAGGCTGCTCAGGACTTGCTCCGACAGGGCCTTCCACGCCTGCGGGTCGCGAAAGAACTCTGTCACGCCAATCATCATGTCCTGACTCAAAGCCTGGGCTTCCTCACCCGAGGACCTCAGGATGTCGCAATAGGCGTCAAGGCTGTCGACTTTATTGACCGCCATGCGCCGGGCAATTCGACGTTCGAGGGAACCGCGCTTGTAGCCCCGGAAGTCGGAACCGGCGACCGCCAGCGCCCGGAGAACCGGTTCCAGATCGACCGGCCCCTTCGCATCGCCGGGGGCAGGCACAATGCCGCTGCCGGAACGCGCGATGTAGTCGAACAACACCTCGGGCATCTGCTCGATCGGCAGCACATAATCGACCAGCCCCGTGGCGATCGCATGCGTGGGCATCGAATCCTGCTCGGCGGTATCAGGTGTTTGAACCATCATCATGCCGCCTTCGGCCTTGATCGCCCTCAGACCCGCCGAACCGTCCGCGTTCGCGCCAGTCAGCACGATCCCGATCGCGCGATCGTGCTGATCCGCGGCAAGCGAGGCGAAGAACTCATCGATCGGCATCGGAATCGCGGGGCGTTCGACAGCAGGCCGCAAACGGAATACGCCTTGCTCGATCATGACGGACGCTTTGGGCGGAATAACATAGACATTCCCCGAGCGCGGGATTGCACCGTCCTCGATGGCCGAGACGGCAAAGGACGTGTCCTTGGACAGCAGCTCCGGGAGATGACTTTCGGCACCGGGGGCCAGATGAACCACCACGACAAAGGCGACATCCTGCGGGATCGCGCAAGCCGCGCGAAAAAACAGGCTCAATGCGTGAAGAGCGCCGGCTGAGGCGCCGATAGCGATAATTCGAGGCGAAGTGGCGCCCTGCGGCGTCGGCGGAAAATTATTGGAATCATTCATGACACATCGCCTGAAACTGCTGAAAAACCAGTGTATCGCTTACATGCATTGGATATGCGATTACGGTAGCCTTCTTGGCCATGTTTATATTCCTCGACTGCCATCATCGCATTGCTGTATGTGAAATCGAGGCAAAGGCACTTCTCTACCCCACGTAGCGCACCAGGTCACGCCGAGCCGGCGCGCTCCCAGGGCTTCCACATCCAGTTCAGCACTTCCGGCATATCCCTGCCGTGCTGGTTGATGTACTGCTTGTGCGCGATCAGCTTGTCCTGCATTGCCTGCTTCAGATAGGCGCCCCGACTACCCAGTGCTGGAAGCCTGTCGACTACGTCCTGCACAAGATGAAAGCGGTCCATGTCGTTTTGCACACGCATGTCGAATGGCGTCGTAATCGTGCCCTCTTCCTTGTATCCGCGCACGTGAATATTCTGGTTCGCGCGGCGGTAGGTCAGGCGGTGCACCAGCGTCGGATATCCATGGAAGGCGAAGACAACATGCTTGTCGCGGGTAAACAGAGAATCGAAGTCGGGCTCGCTCAACCCATGAGGATGCTCGCTGGCGGATTGAATCTTCATAAGATCCACCACATTGATCACACGTACCCGCAGGCCGGGCAGGCTCTCGCGCAGGATGGATACGGCCGCCAGCACCTCAAGCGTGGGAGTGTCACCGCAACAGGCCATGACGATATCAGGCTCCGCGTCCTGGTCATTACTGGCCCACGTCCAGATGCCGATGCCTTGCGTGCAATGGGTGACGGCTTGGTCCATCGTCAACCATTGCGGCAGCGCATGCTTGCCAGCAATGACCACGTTGACGTAGTTGAGACTGCGCAGACAATGATCGGTGACCGATAGGAGGCAGTTGGCGTCTGGCGGCAGGTACACGCGCACGATATCCGCCTTTTTGTTGATCACATGGTCGATGAAACCTGGATCTTGATGCGTGAAGCCATTGTGATCCTGCTGCCAGACGTGCGAGGCCAGTAGATAGTTCAAGGAGGCGATGGGGCGGCGCCAGCGCAATTCACGCGTCACCTTGAGCCACTTGGCGTGCTGACTGAACATTGAGTCAACGATGCGGATAAACGCCTCATAGCTGTTGAACAGGCCATGCCGGCCGGTCAAAAGGTACCCCTCAAGCCATCCTTCGCATTGGTGCTCGCTGAGCATGGAGTCCAGCACCAGACCATCAGGCGCCAGGAACTCGTCGTTGGCCAAGGTCTGGGCATCCCATTGGCGGCTTGTGGTCTCGAAAACGGCGCCTAACAGATTCGATACGGTCTCGTCGGGGCCGAAGATCCGAAAATTGCGCGGGGCCTTGTTTCGGCTCACGACATCTCTGAGGAAGGTGCCAAGCACCAGCGTGTCTTGCCCTAGCACCCCGCCCGGCGCCGGCACATTGACGGCATAGCCGCGAAAGTCAGGCATCAACAAGGCGCGCAAAAGCAAACCGCCGTTGGCATGAGGATTGGCGCCCATGCGGCGGTCGCCTTTGGGCGCCAGCTCGGCAAGCTCGGGGAACAAGCGGCCGTGCTCGTCGAACAGCTCCTCGGGCCGGTAACTCTTCATCCAGCGTTCCAGCAATTGCACGTGGTCGGGAAATTGCGGATTGACCGGAAACGGAACCTGGTGAGAACGAAAGGTGTTTTCGATCTGAACGCCGTTCACCTCTTTCGGCCCGGTCCAGCCCTTGGGCGAGCGCAACACGATGACCGGCCATCGCGGTCGCGTCTTCACATCGCGATTGCGCGCGTCGTCCTGGATCTTTCGGATGAGTTCGACTGCGCGGTCGGTGGCATCGGCCATGCGTTGATGCATCGCCGCGGGATCATCGCCTTCGACGAAAATGGGAATCCAACCGCAGCCGGAAAGGAATTGCGCGAGTTCTTCGTGGCCGATTCGCGCCAGGATGGCCGGGTTGCTGATTTTGAATCCATTAAGGTGCAGGATGGGGAGCACCGCGCCATCCGTGATTGGGTTCAGCAGCTTGTTCGAATGCCATGACGCGGCCAATGGACCCGTCTCCGCCTCGCCATCGCCAATCACGCACGCCACGATCAGATCCGGGTTGTCGAATACCGCCCCGAAGGCATGGCTGAGCGAGTAGCCCAGTTCGCCGCCTTCGTTGATCGACCCCGGCGTGGTCGGTGCCACGTGGCTGGAAATACCCCCGGGAAATGAAAACTGCTTGAACAGCGTCTTCAGGCCCCCCAGGTCCTGCGTGACATCGGGATAGACCTCGCTCCAAGTCCCTTCCAGATAGACATTAGCCACCAGTGCGGCGCCGCCATGGCCAGGGCCGCTAACGTAGAACAGGTTCAAGTCATATTTATTGATGACGCGATTCAAATGCGCGTAGATGAAATTCTGGCCCGGCACCGTCCCCCAGTGCCCGACCACAAGCGGTTTGACGTGGGCGATTGTCAGCGGTTCACGCAGCAAGGGGTTGTCATAGAGGTAGATTTGGCCTACCGACAGGTAGTTGGCGGCCCGCCAGTAGGCGTCGATCTTTCTCAGCCATTCAGGCGTAAGCGCATTTGATTTATTCATCAAAGAATCCATGTTTGCGTCGATCCTTTCAGACAATGCATTCTCGGCTTAGGCATGTCGGTCCGGTGGCGCACGGACCCGGCGCGCGTAGCGTAAGCGACGGGCGACGGCGCAGCCAATCGCGGCGTCACACCAGGACGCCACAGAACCATAATGGATATGATGCAGCGCGCTCTGTGCGGTATCGCACAGAGCGCGCCGGTACGGCTGTGCGACTCTGGAGCCAAGACTTATCCTTGGAGTCCAAGACGTGAATACGCTTAGCATCACGCCGCCAGATAGCGATCACGCCCCGGTTTCTGAAGTTCCCGCGGCACCGCATGGCGCCGTCAGGACGGCGATGGCCCATGCCGTATTGAACGACGCCCGAGCACGGGAAATATTCACAATCCTCGCCCCCATCCGCCACGCGGAATCTCCTGAGGGTGCCGCCCGTTATCGGGTCGAGCCGTATGTCATTGCGTCGGACGTCCTTGCCTTTTCCCCCAACGCCTGGCGTGAAGGCCGGACCAGGTATCCGGGTTCGGCCGGATTGGAATGGAGCCTGGACAACGTTCCGCAGCCGGGTTCAGGCATCACCCTGATCAAAGACCGCCTCAAACACTGCTTGCCGGTCCTGCTTCGCTCTCTAGGAGAATCTCAATGCAAATCGGCATGATCGGTCTGGGCCGCATGGGCGCCAGCATGGTGATGCGCCTGCTCAAAGGCGGCCATGAAAGCATCATTCACGACCATGCCCCAGAGGCAATGGAACGCCTGGTGGCATTGGGCGCCTTGGGCACCTCGTCACTGCCCGCGTTCGTGGCCCGCCTCCAGAGGCCGCGTGTGGTCTGGCTGATGGTGCCGGCGGCGGCTGTCGATGCGCTCCTCGCCAACCTCGCCCCCCTGCTGCAGAAAGGCGACATCGTCATCGATGGCGGTAATTCCTATTACCACGATGACCTGCGCCGCGCCACGGCGCTGTCAACGGCAGGCATCGAGTTCGTAGACGTCGGCACCAGCGGCGGAATAGCTGGCCTGGAACGCGGCTATTGCCTGATGATCGGCGGCACGGCGGCGGCGGTAGCCCATCTTGCGCCGCTGTTTGTCACGCTGGCCCCAGGCGCGGGCGCGGCTGTTGCCACACCCGGCCGCCAGGCGGGCGGCAGCGCCGACCAAGGCTGGCTGCATTGCGGCCCGCACGGCGCCGGTCATTTCGTCAAGATGGTGCACAACGGCATCGAATACGGCGTGATGGCTGCCTATGCGGAAGGACTGAACATCCTGCGCCACGCCAACGCGGGTGCGCAAGCCAGCGCCATAAACGCAGAAACCACGCCGCTAAGGCATCCGGAACACTACCGCTACGAGATGAATCTGGCCGACATCGCCGAGCTCTGGCGGCGCGGCAGCGTGATTGGCTCCTGGCTGTTGGACCTGACCGCCGCGGCGTTGACAACCGACCCGGCGCTGGGCAGCTACACGGGCCGTCTGTCGGATTCCGGCGAAGGGCGCTGGACCGTGCAGGCCGCGATCGACGAAGCGGTGCCGGCGCCCGTGCTAAGCGCCGCGCTCTATGCGCGCTTTGACTCGCGCAACCACGCCGACTTCGCCAATCGCGTGCAGTCAGCCATGCGCCATGCCTTCGGCGGACACCTCGAACAGCCGGCTAAGCCGACGCCGGCGCAAGCAAAAACATGAGCTTTCATACCCAAAATCCAGACCGGAAATCCGCTGACACGCTAGTAGTATTCGGCGCAACTGGCGACCTTGCGCACAAGAAGATCTT from Bordetella sp. FB-8 encodes:
- a CDS encoding phosphoketolase translates to MNKSNALTPEWLRKIDAYWRAANYLSVGQIYLYDNPLLREPLTIAHVKPLVVGHWGTVPGQNFIYAHLNRVINKYDLNLFYVSGPGHGGAALVANVYLEGTWSEVYPDVTQDLGGLKTLFKQFSFPGGISSHVAPTTPGSINEGGELGYSLSHAFGAVFDNPDLIVACVIGDGEAETGPLAASWHSNKLLNPITDGAVLPILHLNGFKISNPAILARIGHEELAQFLSGCGWIPIFVEGDDPAAMHQRMADATDRAVELIRKIQDDARNRDVKTRPRWPVIVLRSPKGWTGPKEVNGVQIENTFRSHQVPFPVNPQFPDHVQLLERWMKSYRPEELFDEHGRLFPELAELAPKGDRRMGANPHANGGLLLRALLMPDFRGYAVNVPAPGGVLGQDTLVLGTFLRDVVSRNKAPRNFRIFGPDETVSNLLGAVFETTSRQWDAQTLANDEFLAPDGLVLDSMLSEHQCEGWLEGYLLTGRHGLFNSYEAFIRIVDSMFSQHAKWLKVTRELRWRRPIASLNYLLASHVWQQDHNGFTHQDPGFIDHVINKKADIVRVYLPPDANCLLSVTDHCLRSLNYVNVVIAGKHALPQWLTMDQAVTHCTQGIGIWTWASNDQDAEPDIVMACCGDTPTLEVLAAVSILRESLPGLRVRVINVVDLMKIQSASEHPHGLSEPDFDSLFTRDKHVVFAFHGYPTLVHRLTYRRANQNIHVRGYKEEGTITTPFDMRVQNDMDRFHLVQDVVDRLPALGSRGAYLKQAMQDKLIAHKQYINQHGRDMPEVLNWMWKPWERAGSA
- a CDS encoding bacterioferritin codes for the protein MSKTKPTGAAVKPFLTDVITLRNHARKHLETGNVTSTYRGDAEQTIAILQSVLATEIVCVLRYTMHAVSASGISSEGVREEFAQHAKEEQAHMLAVAQRINQLGGRPDFNPEGLLSRSASQYVEGGNLVEMIRENLIAERIAIDHYRELVRYFSDDDPATRIMLEGILVVEEEHANDMHDLLVAHEGIPSLVN
- a CDS encoding PRC-barrel domain-containing protein; protein product: MNSGTQPPLTEGASTLGENIGAVDTHGHRLLAASKLDGETVYSSDNKDVGKVKEVMLDMHSGRIAYIVLSSGGFLGMGDTLYAIPWHILTPDSEEKSLKLSIPSEKIKDAPGFHKDSWPSMADHGWASSVHEYYRVESDGRRGLTTGGENLPGAVSSTDTERNP
- a CDS encoding CheR family methyltransferase; its protein translation is MNDSNNFPPTPQGATSPRIIAIGASAGALHALSLFFRAACAIPQDVAFVVVVHLAPGAESHLPELLSKDTSFAVSAIEDGAIPRSGNVYVIPPKASVMIEQGVFRLRPAVERPAIPMPIDEFFASLAADQHDRAIGIVLTGANADGSAGLRAIKAEGGMMMVQTPDTAEQDSMPTHAIATGLVDYVLPIEQMPEVLFDYIARSGSGIVPAPGDAKGPVDLEPVLRALAVAGSDFRGYKRGSLERRIARRMAVNKVDSLDAYCDILRSSGEEAQALSQDMMIGVTEFFRDPQAWKALSEQVLSSLLDESEGDQPLRVWVPGCATGEEAYSMAILLTEAIEQRKLNRTFMILASDVNRVALARARQGIYPPGVALSVGPTRLARFFRASNDGYQIEQGLRETILFTPQNLIVDPPFSRVDLISCRNLLIYLEPQAQQRVFEVFHFALNPQRYLFLGRSESTDPDSSQFQEVSRTWRIYQRSSVLATALSGYRFSTGTERREAFPPASRVGVRSKGYAELVNASLLEEHNAASVLINAAHQILYVSGSADEYLRQPAGEPTGNILDMARDGLRLKLRIVLRRATQDHTVLPVSEIVSDGGASAVKITVMRPFDRTHTGKGWLVIFSRTPMTDRSVSPLPTGVDSDLWHLESELHTTQLELGSTIEELEESNSELRVSNEEILSMNEELRSANEELETSKEELQAVNEQLNAVNSQLEQKVRQLEVLSEDVTNLLASMEIATLLLDQQGVIKRFTPSAGRIFGLVPADIGRAITNVLGNPLGNALQEDVRRVLSAQAGKAGKDIETVTGQWYFRCITPYITVPGTPPAGVVVTWTDITHVKISDERSRRFAAAVQDSNDAMTVFDLNGSLIAWNTAATKLYGYTEAEALGMTVSDMLPPGARQDHLDFIRQAACHEALHSYETQRVSKSGRVIDIWITLSILANSQGNVTAVATTERELTDRGSSNARPL
- a CDS encoding BON domain-containing protein; this encodes MRNAFPTSGITINDDSGFVPGGAGAMRRKAVVDVLPILRPFRLAVFACGMALALSCALSARMAVAQQSTPQAQSENDQGAVDQTEHVASDSWITTKVKSELLADSVSKGFDVGVETTHGVVALSGKLANSGAIDHVKQIAQSVQGVKSVDTSALRVGTP
- a CDS encoding FAD-dependent oxidoreductase, encoding MPTSSHNVARFSQLRDGHPIRVVVEKENVLLIRDGDAVHAYAADCPHAGAPLEEGAVCHGHIVCPWHKGIFALATGDVLEPPPLVALDRYPVTVEGDNVMVVPEKLSSPAASASARTDDPRVFAIIGAGAAGGAACAGLRRRGFSGRIVLIGKEPQAPYDRTSLSKFVLSGEMKPQDVPALLPAGFIANERIERIVSTVSRLDAGIRHIHFEDGRELAYDAALLAPGSTPVVPDMPGCDLGNVYRLRSLADACDIVDAVHDRCRVVILGSSFIGLESACALRKRNIDITVVSTDKIPFSVQFGDRIGSMFRYLHEDNGVVFRLDTKVAALAGESAVREVVLASGERLAADVVLLGTGVKPATGFVDGVALQKDGGITVDAGMWATPGLYVAGDIAVFPLDEGRPSVRIEHWRVAQQHGLIAARNMCGANERYDSVPFFWTHHYGKTFEYLGHASEWDEIVTDGDLDLHEFLALFVKDGKVVAALACGREQQTSRLIGFLRSGLSVDQALRIANGHDTGREGKFAA
- the gnd gene encoding phosphogluconate dehydrogenase (NAD(+)-dependent, decarboxylating), translated to MQIGMIGLGRMGASMVMRLLKGGHESIIHDHAPEAMERLVALGALGTSSLPAFVARLQRPRVVWLMVPAAAVDALLANLAPLLQKGDIVIDGGNSYYHDDLRRATALSTAGIEFVDVGTSGGIAGLERGYCLMIGGTAAAVAHLAPLFVTLAPGAGAAVATPGRQAGGSADQGWLHCGPHGAGHFVKMVHNGIEYGVMAAYAEGLNILRHANAGAQASAINAETTPLRHPEHYRYEMNLADIAELWRRGSVIGSWLLDLTAAALTTDPALGSYTGRLSDSGEGRWTVQAAIDEAVPAPVLSAALYARFDSRNHADFANRVQSAMRHAFGGHLEQPAKPTPAQAKT